From Oncorhynchus mykiss isolate Arlee chromosome 25, USDA_OmykA_1.1, whole genome shotgun sequence, a single genomic window includes:
- the adprs gene encoding ADP-ribose glycohydrolase ARH3, whose product MAMTAVRSGGAGGPASLSRFRGALVAAVLGDCVGGEFEGAEEVPMDRVLQHLNGLEDESRGDGILQYSDDTAMTRCVVQSLLTRAGFDEQDMARRFAKEYSHSPGRGYGAGVIQVLRKLASPHLNDVFQPARAQFSGHGSFGNGGAMRAAPFALAFSNQVDIRRYSRLGAMLTHSCSLGYNGAVLQALAVHLSLQGGLELPHRPTFINKLISEMEAVEAEDAARSDSRVFSESEFPFCDRLHRVKDLMERNNSVSIEEVISELGNGIAALHSVPTAIFCVLHCLEPREGLPERYGGLERTMAYSLALGGDTDTIACMAGAIAGAHYGIDAIPQIWQRCCEGAEDADINAERLHTLYHQAPAEGDSGTDSQPHTAAHDPPNQ is encoded by the exons ATGGCCATGACGGCGGTGCGGTCAGGGGGAGCGGGAGGACCAGCCTCTTTGTCTCGGTTCCGCGGTGCACTGGTTGCTGCGGTGCTGGGAGACTGCGTTGGTGGAGAATTTGAAGGTGCAGAGGAGGTGCCCATGGACCGTGTATTGCAGCATTTGAACGGATTGGAGGATGAGAGTCGCGGCGATG gtATTCTGCAGTACAGTGATGACACTGCCATGACGCGCTGTGTTGTCCAGTCTCTGCTGACCAGGGCAGGGTTCGATGAGCAAGACATGGCACGCAG GTTTGCAAAGGAATACAGCCATTCTCCAGGGCGGGGGTACGGGGCAGGTGTGATCCAGGTGTTGAGGAAGCTTGCATCTCCACACCTTAATGATGTCTTTCAGCCGGCTCGGGCTCAGTTCAGTGGCCACGGCTCCTTTGGGAATGGTGGTGCGATGAGGGCTGCACCTTTTGCGCTGGCTTTCAGTAACCAAGTTGACATTAGGAGG TACTCCAGGCTTGGTGCGATGCTGACCCACTCCTGTTCTCTGGGTTACAATGGAGCAGTGCTCCAGGCCCTCGCGGTCCACCTTTCTTTACAGGGGGGTTTGGAACTGCCACATAGGCCTACGTTTATCAACAAACTCATCTCAGAGATGGAGGCAGTGGAAGCAGAAGATGCTGCTCGCAGTGACTCGAGAGT CTTCAGCGAGTCAGAGTTCCCATTCTGTGATCGACTGCACAGAGTCAAGGACCTGATGGAAAGGAACAACAGTGTCAGCATTGAAGAGGTCATATCTGAGTTAG GCAATGGCATTGCAGCCCTGCATTCTGTCCCTACTGCCATCTTCTGTGTGCTGCACTGCCTGGAACCCCGGGAGGGTCTGCCTGAGCGCTATGGTGGCCTGGAGAGGACAATGGCGTACAGTCTGGCCTTGGGGGGAGACACAGACACCATTGCCTGCATGGCGGGGGCCATTGCAGGGGCACACTATGGAATCGATGCTATCCCCCAAATCTGGCAGCGGTGTTGTGAAGGGGCAGAGGATGCTGATATAAATGCTGAGCGCCTACACACTCTGTACCACCAGGCACCAGCTGAGGGAGACTCTGGGACCGACAGTCAGCCACACACAGCAGCACATGACCCCCCCAACCAATAA